A genomic stretch from Arachis stenosperma cultivar V10309 chromosome 3, arast.V10309.gnm1.PFL2, whole genome shotgun sequence includes:
- the LOC130966687 gene encoding uncharacterized protein LOC130966687 — translation MKNRGEAIKKLEFQVGYLSEKMPKPTDSFPSDTEKNPRGEAKKVRWEDCNMVTTNDKETEDKPSKLSEQPEHTLVEKEKKDQQEPEISQQELLRLYAPFPQLLKGAVGKRMYSRFLDSFASLNVNIPFIKVIQQMPAFIKYMKELLPRKSSLKGGQTIVMNKDCSTLIQTQLPAKRKDPGSFHVPCAIGKTNFDRALCDLGASINLIPLSLAERLQINEILPTDVVKRLADKTQKQAVGVVENVLLKVGKYFLPTDFVILDMEESHLHPIILGRPFLATARALIDVEKGELILRIHDEQLSFSVFELSLEKDEEDKETSKVHHEILKEEASIEAQPAHPEIHWVNGQGQQQVLQVKEKLEEPKPPEVCEDINKSSSKKEATRSKKTAPGAKKKIPRGWRNKKIPTEDFSPGDKVISAYFTDIPPNLPTVPSQLPKVFTINRVFSLEHVEIIDTTNGYKSTARGEDFKHYQPP, via the coding sequence ATGAAGAATCGGGGGGAAGCAATCAAGAAGCTGGAATTCCAAGTGGGATATTTGTCTGAGAAGATGCCCAAACCCACTGATAGCTTCCCAAGTGACACAGAGAAGAATCCGAGAGGTGAAGCGAAGAAGGTAAGATGGGAAGACTGCAATATGGTCACTACAAATGACAAGGAGACTGAAGACAAGCCAAGCAAGCTGTCAGAACAACCTGAACATACCTTAgtagagaaggagaagaaagacCAACAAGAACCAGAAATCTCACAACAGGAGCTGCTGAGACTATATGCACCATTTCCTCAACTGCTAAAGGGTGCTGTAGGAAAGAGAATGTACTCAAGGTTCTTAGACTCATTTGCATCTTTGAATGTGAACATACCATTCATCAAGGTCATTCAACAAATGCCAGCATTCATCAAGTATATGAAGGAACTACTTCCCAGGAAGAGTTCACTCAAGGGGGGCCAGACTATAGTGATGAACAAGGATTGCAGCACCCTCATTCAAACACAATTGCCTGCAAAAAGaaaagacccagggagttttcatGTCCCTTGTGCTATAGGGAAAACAAATTTTGATAGAGCACTTTGCGatttgggagcaagcatcaacttaataccCCTATCCCTGGCAGAAAGGCTGCAGATCAATGAGATACTACCTACAGATGTAGTCAAAAGGCTGGCTGACAAGACTCAAAAGCAAGCAGTAGGAGTGGTGGAAAATGTGTTGCTCAAAGTTGGAAAATACTTTCTCCCAACAGACTTTGTCATCCTAGACATGGAGGAGAGCCACCTGCACCCAATCATATTGGGGAGACCATTTCTAGCTACTgctagagcactcatagatgtggaGAAAGGAGAGCTAATATTAAGGATCCATGATGAACAACTGAGCTTCAGTGTTTTCGAACTCTCACtggaaaaagatgaagaagacaAAGAAACGAGCAAAGTGCATCATGAGATACTAAAGGAAGAAGCAAGCATTGAAGCACAACCAGCTCATCCTGAGATTCACTGGGTTAATGGACAAGGCCAGCAGCAAGTGCTACAGGTCAAGGAAAAATTGGAGGAACCTAAGCCACCAGAAGTTTGTGAGGACATTAACAAAAGCTCATCAAAGAAGGAGGCCACCAGGAGTAAGAAAACAGCACCAGGGGCAAAGAAGAAGATACCAAGGGGGTGGCGGAACAAGAAGATTCCTACGGAAGATTTCTCTCCAGGGGATAAAGTAATCTCAGCCTACTTCACAGATATCCCCCCTAATCTCCCCACTGTACCATCTCAGCTACCTAAGGTCTTCACCATCAACAGAGTTTTCTCCTTGGAGCATGTAGAGATCATTGATACAACCAACGGATACAAGTCCACTGCCAGAGGAGAAGACTTCAAGCATTACCAACCACCATAA